From Monomorium pharaonis isolate MP-MQ-018 chromosome 9, ASM1337386v2, whole genome shotgun sequence, the proteins below share one genomic window:
- the LOC118647204 gene encoding uncharacterized protein LOC118647204 — translation MVDEYAEYRCAACKKEIKSQVVTCKSCVKLFFHPGCASKHKVYDRNREYVSCPGPYEKFTVDSEKDIDMKKTPIQTGSGRERLSSTGSTGSGGSRAIGVNVGMDTKIDWLVRTMREMKDEMACKREIKMLIKETVQEEIKAIKQEMEDLRKIIRGGMQASAENVRGSYSEAIKKKKENIIIIKPKTQQESETTKKIIKEKVDIKNMPMGITKVRKGREGTVILGCETGEEIDKLKDVVQSKLGDNYNVTESVQKKPKIKIVNISEEEIELDDDELIDTIKKQNSIGESRISIVKKIPKRKNMDDSQSRRKGKEGRSLIIEVDEVTHELMLKKEKLNIGWRKCPVFNHFSIKRCFKCWGFYHIAKNCTRDETCHKCTGKHKASECREKQNKCVNCMFKIKTYNLKIKDDHDALDPECPTYKRAIEEEKRRGGWEAKK, via the coding sequence ATGGTCGATGAATATGCGGAATATAGATGTGCCGCAtgtaagaaggaaataaaaagtcaGGTCGTGACATGTAAGTCATGTGTCAAACTTTTCTTCCATCCTGGATGTGCAAGTAAACATAAGGTGTATGACAGAAATCGAGAATATGTGTCTTGTCCTGGCCCATATGAGAAGTTCACAGTAGACAGTGAAAAAGATAtagatatgaaaaaaacaCCAATACAGACGGGAAGCGGAAGAGAAAGACTAAGTTCTACGGGATCGACGGGAAGTGGCGGAAGCAGAGCGATAGGAGTCAACGTGGGCATGGATACGAAAATTGATTGGCTAGTAAGAACTATGAGAGAGATGAAAGATGAAATGGCATgcaaacgagaaataaaaatgctgattAAAGAAACAGTGCAAGAGGaaataaaagctattaaacaagaaatggaagacctacgaaaaataatacgaggAGGAATGCAGGCGTCAGCGGAAAATGTGCGCGGCAGTTACAGTGaggcaataaagaaaaagaaggaaaacatCATAATCATCAAACCGAAGACTCAGCAAGAAAGTGAgaccactaaaaaaataataaaagaaaaagttgatattaagaatatgcCAATGGGGATCACAAAGGtacgaaaaggaagagaaggaacaGTAATTCTAGGATGTGAGACCGGagaagaaatagataaattaaaagatgtagtGCAGTCTAAACTAGgtgacaattataatgttacagaaTCAGTACAAAAGAagccgaaaataaaaattgttaatattagcgAGGAAGAAATAGAGTTGGATGACGATGAGCTAATAGatacaataaagaaacagaatagtATTGGTGAATCTCGTATAAGCATAGTTAAGAAAAtcccgaaaagaaaaaatatggatgATAGTCAAtctagaaggaaaggaaaagaaggtagatctttaataattgaagtagATGAAGTAACACAtgaattgatgttaaaaaaagaaaagttgaatataGGCTGGAGAAAATGTCCTGTGTTCAATCACTTTAGCATAAAGAGATGTTTCAAGTGCTGGGGATTCTAccacattgcaaaaaactgtaCGAGAGATGAAACGTGTCATAAATGTACAGGAAAGCATAAAGCAAGTGAATGTAGAGAGAAGCAgaacaaatgtgtaaattgtatgtttaaaataaaaacatataatttaaaaataaaagacgatcATGATGCTCTGGATCCGGAATGCCCGACATACAAGAGGGCTATCGAAGAGGAAAAGAGGAGAGGTGGATGGGAAGccaaaaaatag